In Symmachiella dynata, the following are encoded in one genomic region:
- a CDS encoding DUF1553 domain-containing protein: MTRLSFWIHAVLAAPLVLVGFSPLLLAADDPGDANAQKVFFQQKVAPILVGRCLECHGSEHKGELDLRSKATALKGGESGSVIEPGDVDSSLLYDYVVNEEMPPKKPLSDDEMAALKQWIESGAYFPSEPLNQFATSTDTRAGYDWWSLRPLAEVSPPTPDGIPAAWNENPIDRFVFAKLVEKQLQPSAPAQRRQLLRRITYDLIGLPPTPEEVDDFVNDDSPDAYERVVDRLLASPHYGEQWGRHWLDVIRFGESRGFERNEIINNAWPFRDYVIRSFNEDKPFDQMVLEHLAGDVIGEGDPDVEIATTFLVSGPYDDVGNQDAAQAAQIRANTIDEIIRATSEAFLGLTVGCSRCHNHKFDPVTQDDYYSLYATFAGVHHGVRVIATAEQKQQHAAALQPLQETQKQLEKQRGELENEINKRGEEKAADFESAWTREAVRRTGAEETFPPVPAKFIRLTVEGVDNNPQARTGYRIEEFEAWTAGPQSQNVAAAKNGGKATGRSRTAKDFDAYNAMQTIDGRFGARWIATGPELTIEFAEPQTIERVLFSSDRAGQAGSQTIATFVCEYRLSVSLDGETWTEVASTADRKPVSAAHRRKRLMDAVITAAEKKQLADLGRQLAEVRQQQSKIAPLPAWWAGTFSAANGPFHVFLGGSPQRPGRTVVPASLSTLSKVAREYQLSNKSPEGERRLSLAKWLIADDNPLPARVLANRLWHYHFGTGIVATPSDFGFMGVPPTHPQLLDWLARQLQENGWQLKPLHKQIVMSQAYRQSSTYREDFAKVDADSRYLWRFPPRRLTAEEIRDAMLMAGGKLDRRAGGPGFRLYRYLQDNVATYVPLDDFGPETYRRSVYHQNARASRIDLMTDFDSPDCAFATPRRSSTTSPLQALTLMNHKFTLDMAAALADRIGSELPDSPSPAAQVGRAFELCFCRAPTDDETNACSALVKQHGLPALCRVLLNSNEFIYLN; this comes from the coding sequence ATGACTCGATTGTCATTTTGGATACATGCTGTATTGGCTGCACCACTTGTGTTGGTGGGCTTTTCGCCGTTATTGCTCGCGGCGGATGATCCCGGCGACGCCAACGCCCAGAAGGTATTTTTCCAGCAGAAGGTTGCACCGATTCTCGTCGGTCGCTGCCTGGAATGTCACGGTTCGGAACACAAGGGCGAACTGGACCTTCGCAGCAAAGCGACCGCGCTGAAAGGGGGCGAGAGCGGATCAGTCATCGAACCGGGAGACGTCGATTCGAGCCTGCTTTACGACTATGTCGTCAACGAAGAAATGCCGCCTAAGAAACCTCTCTCCGACGACGAAATGGCGGCGCTCAAACAGTGGATCGAAAGCGGCGCCTATTTTCCCTCTGAACCTCTGAATCAGTTCGCCACGTCGACCGACACGCGAGCGGGGTACGACTGGTGGTCGTTACGACCGCTGGCAGAGGTCTCGCCACCCACGCCGGATGGAATTCCCGCCGCCTGGAATGAAAACCCGATCGACCGTTTTGTCTTCGCCAAACTGGTCGAAAAGCAACTGCAACCCTCAGCCCCCGCGCAGCGACGCCAACTGCTGCGCCGCATCACCTACGACCTGATCGGCTTGCCCCCCACGCCGGAAGAGGTCGACGATTTTGTCAACGACGATTCCCCTGATGCTTACGAACGGGTCGTTGATCGCTTACTGGCATCGCCACATTACGGCGAACAATGGGGCCGGCATTGGTTGGACGTGATTCGCTTTGGGGAAAGCCGAGGTTTCGAGCGTAACGAGATCATCAACAACGCTTGGCCGTTTCGCGATTATGTCATACGCTCGTTCAACGAAGACAAACCGTTTGACCAAATGGTCCTGGAACATCTCGCCGGCGATGTGATCGGCGAGGGTGATCCCGATGTGGAGATCGCCACCACATTTCTGGTCAGCGGCCCGTACGACGATGTCGGCAATCAAGATGCGGCGCAGGCGGCCCAAATCCGTGCGAACACAATCGACGAAATCATCCGCGCTACCAGCGAAGCATTCCTAGGCCTGACCGTCGGCTGCTCACGCTGCCACAATCACAAATTCGATCCGGTCACGCAAGACGACTACTACAGCCTATACGCGACCTTCGCCGGTGTGCATCACGGCGTGCGGGTTATCGCCACAGCGGAGCAAAAACAACAACACGCCGCTGCCTTGCAACCGCTCCAAGAAACTCAAAAACAACTGGAAAAACAACGGGGCGAACTCGAAAACGAGATCAACAAACGGGGCGAAGAAAAAGCCGCCGACTTTGAATCCGCTTGGACACGGGAAGCAGTCCGGCGAACCGGCGCCGAGGAAACCTTCCCGCCGGTCCCCGCCAAATTCATCCGACTGACCGTCGAGGGTGTCGATAACAATCCTCAGGCCCGTACCGGTTACAGAATCGAAGAATTCGAAGCCTGGACCGCCGGACCGCAGAGCCAAAATGTCGCCGCCGCCAAAAACGGCGGCAAAGCGACCGGACGTAGCCGCACGGCAAAAGACTTCGATGCGTATAACGCCATGCAAACCATCGATGGTCGATTCGGTGCTCGGTGGATCGCCACCGGACCGGAATTGACAATCGAATTTGCCGAGCCGCAAACGATCGAGCGCGTTTTGTTTTCCAGCGATCGCGCCGGTCAAGCCGGCAGCCAGACGATAGCAACGTTCGTTTGCGAATATCGTCTCAGTGTCTCTCTTGATGGTGAAACATGGACCGAAGTCGCCTCGACGGCCGATCGCAAACCGGTGAGCGCAGCCCACCGCCGTAAGCGGTTGATGGATGCCGTCATCACGGCAGCGGAGAAGAAACAGCTCGCCGACTTGGGTCGCCAACTGGCTGAAGTCCGCCAACAACAATCAAAAATTGCGCCGCTGCCCGCTTGGTGGGCGGGTACATTCTCAGCGGCCAATGGGCCGTTTCACGTCTTTTTGGGAGGCAGTCCTCAGCGTCCCGGACGCACGGTCGTTCCGGCAAGTCTGTCGACCTTGAGCAAAGTCGCCCGGGAATATCAACTTTCCAACAAATCCCCGGAAGGCGAGCGGCGTCTGTCTCTGGCCAAATGGCTCATCGCCGATGACAATCCTCTACCCGCCCGTGTGTTGGCCAACCGTCTGTGGCATTACCATTTCGGGACCGGCATCGTCGCCACGCCCAGCGACTTTGGCTTCATGGGTGTCCCGCCCACTCATCCGCAGTTGTTGGATTGGTTAGCGAGACAATTGCAGGAAAACGGCTGGCAGCTCAAGCCGCTGCATAAACAGATTGTGATGTCGCAAGCGTACCGGCAGTCGTCGACCTATCGTGAGGATTTTGCCAAAGTCGATGCCGATAGCCGTTACCTGTGGCGATTTCCACCACGACGATTGACGGCTGAGGAAATCCGCGACGCGATGTTAATGGCCGGCGGAAAACTGGATCGTCGCGCGGGGGGACCGGGATTTCGCCTGTACCGTTATTTGCAGGACAATGTCGCCACCTATGTCCCGCTGGATGATTTTGGACCGGAGACATACCGCCGTAGCGTCTATCACCAAAATGCCCGTGCTTCACGGATCGACTTGATGACCGATTTCGATAGCCCCGACTGCGCGTTCGCGACGCCACGCCGCTCATCAACCACTTCACCGCTGCAAGCGCTGACGTTGATGAACCACAAATTCACACTCGACATGGCCGCCGCACTGGCGGACCGTATCGGGAGCGAACTACCCGATTCGCCCTCACCCGCTGCACAGGTCGGACGTGCGTTTGAACTCTGTTTCTGCCGTGCACCGACCGACGACGAGACAAACGCTTGCTCGGCACTTGTGAAACAACATGGTTTGCCGGCGCTGTGCCGTGTCCTGTTGAACTCAAACGAGTTCATTTATTTGAATTGA
- a CDS encoding DUF1501 domain-containing protein — translation MFSPSLFDRRGFLGNVYTALAGIGLGHLSGRDLFASDAAWAPGQGKTHFPPKARRVLQIFCPGAASHMDLWEHKPALDKMHGQPLPGEENLVSFQGKNGALMKSPWAFAPAGESGKMFTSLLPHMSQHVDDIAFVHSMTSKTNTHGPGCVFMNTGHTTEGFPSTGAWMSYALGSANDNLPTYVAIPDIRGEPPNGKANWSNGFLPARHQAIMMSSQQPIRNLQRPSTISADEESASRKLLEQLNQRHAEANPGQSELLARISAYELAARMQLSAPEVSDLASESAAVHKMYGTGDTNKLKAGYARNCLLTRRLLERGVRYVNLYCASRASGVDGLLNWDAHKTLKPDYERHGPVFDQPTAALLSDLKKSGLLEDTLVLWTTEFGRMPTHQAGTTGRDHNPDGFTCWMMGAGVKGGISYGATDEFGRRAAENITTVWDFYATVLHLLGYDHTKLTWYHNGLDRRLTDVHGHVIDPLLA, via the coding sequence ATGTTTTCTCCCTCGTTATTCGATCGCCGCGGCTTCCTCGGTAATGTCTATACGGCGCTGGCCGGGATCGGCCTGGGACATCTGTCCGGGCGCGATCTGTTCGCCAGCGATGCCGCTTGGGCGCCGGGCCAAGGCAAAACGCATTTTCCCCCCAAAGCCCGCCGCGTCCTGCAGATTTTCTGCCCGGGGGCTGCGTCTCACATGGATCTGTGGGAGCACAAACCAGCACTAGATAAAATGCATGGCCAACCGCTGCCCGGCGAAGAAAACCTGGTCAGTTTCCAGGGCAAAAACGGAGCACTGATGAAAAGCCCTTGGGCTTTCGCTCCCGCCGGCGAAAGCGGAAAGATGTTCACCAGCCTGCTGCCGCACATGAGCCAGCATGTCGACGACATCGCCTTCGTCCATTCGATGACGTCTAAAACCAACACGCACGGCCCCGGTTGTGTGTTCATGAACACCGGCCATACCACGGAAGGCTTCCCCAGCACCGGTGCTTGGATGAGTTATGCGCTGGGCAGCGCGAATGATAATCTCCCGACTTATGTCGCCATCCCTGACATTCGTGGCGAACCGCCCAATGGCAAGGCCAATTGGAGCAACGGCTTCCTTCCCGCCCGACACCAAGCGATCATGATGAGCTCGCAACAGCCGATTCGCAATCTGCAGCGTCCGAGTACTATTTCGGCTGATGAAGAGAGCGCATCGCGCAAACTGTTGGAACAACTGAATCAACGGCATGCCGAGGCCAACCCCGGCCAATCAGAACTGCTCGCGCGGATTTCGGCCTATGAACTGGCGGCACGCATGCAACTGTCTGCCCCGGAAGTTTCGGACTTAGCGTCCGAGTCAGCCGCCGTGCATAAAATGTACGGGACTGGCGATACCAACAAGCTGAAAGCGGGCTATGCTCGCAATTGCTTGTTAACCCGGCGATTACTGGAACGAGGAGTGCGGTACGTTAACCTCTACTGCGCATCCCGCGCCTCGGGCGTCGATGGGTTACTCAATTGGGATGCGCACAAAACACTCAAGCCCGACTACGAGCGGCATGGCCCGGTGTTCGATCAACCGACGGCGGCTCTGCTGAGCGACTTGAAAAAGTCCGGTCTACTGGAGGATACCTTGGTGCTGTGGACGACGGAATTCGGCCGCATGCCCACACATCAAGCCGGTACGACGGGACGCGACCACAATCCCGATGGATTCACCTGTTGGATGATGGGGGCCGGCGTGAAAGGGGGCATCAGCTACGGCGCAACTGACGAATTTGGCCGCCGCGCCGCTGAAAACATCACCACAGTTTGGGACTTTTACGCCACGGTGCTGCACTTGCTGGGCTACGACCACACCAAATTAACGTGGTACCACAACGGCCTCGACCGGCGCCTGACCGATGTTCACGGACACGTGATCGACCCGTTGTTGGCGTAA
- a CDS encoding DEAD/DEAH box helicase — MPGEKVTQIEENLLKTFQEIDLIAPVQRALADEKYETPTPIQAQTIPATMQGRDVLGCAQTGTGKTAAFAVPILNQLGQGNRKSTPKRPLVLALAPTRELAIQIGASFAVYGRHLKLRQALVYGGVNQGKQVRAMNRGAHILVATPGRLLDLMNQGHIKLDQLEMFVLDEADRMLDMGFLPDLKRIISHLPEKRQSLFFSATLPPSIIKLSQSLLHKPVSVNVTPETTSVERIEQRLLYVDRAEKKTLLKSILTSEGVDRALVFTKTKRTANLLEKQLLKDGIAATAIHGDKSQNARQRALEAFRRKQVKVLVATDVAARGIDIDNITHVVNFDLPIEPENYVHRIGRTGRAGAEGIALSFCCGDERRELRSIERLIGQKVPIDPELSLPEPAEFKSGGSSHRRRDAGSKRSKFKRSASKRSGAKNSGPKGPGAKGSGAKSSGAKSSGGKGAGKYRKVEAAGGPSASKPKRRPGRKPKKAGQRPAHTA, encoded by the coding sequence ATGCCGGGCGAAAAAGTAACACAGATTGAGGAAAACCTTTTGAAGACGTTTCAGGAAATTGATTTGATTGCGCCCGTGCAACGTGCATTGGCTGACGAGAAATACGAAACCCCCACGCCGATCCAGGCGCAAACCATTCCCGCCACAATGCAGGGACGGGATGTGTTGGGGTGCGCTCAAACTGGGACTGGAAAAACAGCGGCTTTCGCCGTGCCGATTCTCAACCAACTCGGACAAGGAAATCGCAAGTCGACTCCCAAACGCCCGTTGGTATTGGCCTTGGCCCCGACGCGGGAGTTGGCGATCCAGATTGGCGCCAGTTTTGCGGTCTATGGGCGGCATTTAAAACTGCGGCAAGCATTGGTCTACGGTGGTGTGAATCAAGGCAAGCAGGTCCGGGCGATGAATCGGGGAGCCCACATCTTGGTGGCGACACCGGGACGTTTGCTCGACTTGATGAACCAAGGGCACATCAAACTGGATCAGTTGGAAATGTTCGTTTTGGACGAAGCGGATCGCATGCTCGACATGGGTTTTTTGCCGGACCTAAAACGGATCATCAGCCATTTGCCCGAGAAACGGCAATCGCTGTTCTTTTCCGCCACCTTGCCGCCGAGCATCATTAAGTTGTCGCAAAGCCTGCTGCACAAGCCGGTCAGCGTCAACGTAACGCCCGAAACGACGAGCGTGGAACGCATTGAACAACGGTTGTTGTATGTCGACCGGGCTGAGAAAAAGACGCTGCTTAAGTCAATTCTTACCAGTGAAGGTGTCGATCGCGCCTTGGTGTTCACCAAGACCAAGCGGACCGCCAACTTACTGGAAAAGCAATTACTCAAAGATGGCATAGCTGCGACAGCCATTCATGGCGACAAATCGCAAAACGCACGGCAACGGGCGTTAGAGGCGTTTCGCCGCAAACAAGTGAAAGTGCTTGTGGCGACCGACGTCGCTGCTCGTGGTATCGACATTGATAACATCACGCATGTCGTCAACTTCGATCTGCCGATCGAGCCGGAAAACTACGTGCATCGGATTGGACGCACGGGACGCGCCGGTGCCGAAGGGATCGCCCTGTCGTTTTGCTGTGGGGACGAACGTCGTGAATTGCGATCGATCGAGCGTCTAATCGGGCAAAAAGTACCGATTGATCCCGAGCTATCTTTACCCGAACCTGCTGAATTCAAATCGGGCGGTTCATCGCATCGTCGCCGGGATGCCGGTTCAAAACGTTCGAAGTTCAAACGGTCTGCTTCCAAGCGTTCGGGGGCGAAAAACTCCGGTCCCAAAGGGCCAGGTGCAAAAGGTTCTGGAGCCAAAAGTTCCGGTGCGAAAAGCTCTGGTGGCAAAGGGGCGGGCAAATACCGCAAGGTTGAAGCCGCGGGCGGTCCCAGTGCATCGAAGCCGAAACGGCGACCCGGTCGCAAGCCGAAAAAAGCGGGTCAACGCCCCGCGCATACGGCCTAA
- a CDS encoding sulfatase: protein MFRLSSRITVFVIAVISISHAGVAAPPPNIVLIVSDDQGYRDLGCFGSDEVKTPHLDQLAKQGVRCTDFYVTWPACTPSRGSILTGRYPQRNGLYDMIRNDVADYGKTFTAEEYAVTPERVLGMDVQEVMISEVLKQSGYATAVFGKWDGGQLRRFLPLQNGFDRYYGFANTGIDYFTHERYGVPSMFRDNQPTTAEQGTYCTYLFQTEAARFVKEHKDQPFFLYLPFNAPHGASNLDPKIRGAAQAPERYKKMYPQYRDNLVKGKRYGQEALVPSKQKARLEYLASITCMDDAIGEVLGLLEEYELADNTLVIFFSDNGGSGIADNSPLRGRKGLMFEGGIRVPFIARYPGRIPADSVSNEFLTALELFPMFARLAGAKLPEDIVYDGFDMLPVLTGEKKSERTEMFWERRGDRAARVGNYKWVQSQRGTGLYDLSSDIGEKHDLSAENPEMLAQLQTRFAQWKKEMAAAEPRGPFRDF, encoded by the coding sequence ATGTTTCGCCTATCCTCGCGGATCACCGTTTTCGTGATCGCAGTGATCTCAATCAGTCATGCCGGAGTTGCTGCGCCGCCGCCGAATATTGTGCTGATTGTCAGCGACGACCAGGGCTATCGCGATCTGGGTTGCTTCGGCAGCGATGAAGTCAAGACGCCGCACTTGGATCAGTTGGCGAAACAAGGGGTGCGTTGCACGGATTTTTATGTGACATGGCCCGCCTGTACGCCATCGCGGGGAAGTATTCTGACTGGGCGTTATCCACAGCGGAACGGCCTGTACGATATGATCCGCAACGATGTGGCCGACTACGGCAAAACCTTCACGGCTGAGGAATACGCTGTGACCCCGGAACGCGTGTTGGGGATGGATGTGCAGGAGGTGATGATATCCGAGGTACTCAAGCAGTCCGGCTATGCGACGGCGGTGTTTGGCAAATGGGACGGCGGACAGTTGCGGCGGTTTTTGCCACTCCAAAACGGCTTCGACCGGTATTACGGATTTGCCAATACAGGGATCGATTATTTTACACATGAGCGGTACGGCGTGCCGTCGATGTTCCGTGACAATCAACCGACCACGGCGGAGCAGGGGACGTATTGCACCTATTTGTTTCAAACCGAAGCGGCTCGGTTTGTCAAAGAGCACAAGGATCAGCCGTTTTTCCTTTACCTGCCGTTCAATGCCCCGCACGGAGCATCGAATCTTGATCCCAAAATCCGCGGTGCCGCACAAGCCCCGGAGCGGTACAAGAAGATGTATCCGCAGTACAGAGACAATTTGGTCAAAGGAAAACGATACGGTCAAGAAGCGCTTGTGCCGAGCAAGCAGAAGGCGCGGTTGGAATATCTGGCATCGATCACCTGTATGGATGATGCCATCGGCGAAGTGCTGGGCCTGTTGGAGGAATATGAACTGGCCGACAACACATTGGTGATCTTTTTTTCCGACAACGGTGGCAGCGGCATTGCTGACAATTCTCCGCTGCGTGGTCGCAAAGGGCTGATGTTCGAAGGGGGCATCCGCGTTCCATTCATCGCACGGTATCCCGGACGGATTCCCGCCGACAGTGTCTCGAATGAATTTCTGACAGCATTGGAGCTGTTTCCGATGTTCGCGCGATTGGCCGGTGCGAAACTGCCCGAGGATATTGTCTATGACGGGTTTGACATGCTGCCGGTGTTGACTGGTGAGAAAAAATCGGAGCGGACAGAAATGTTTTGGGAGCGACGAGGCGACCGGGCGGCGCGTGTGGGAAACTACAAATGGGTCCAATCGCAGCGCGGCACCGGGCTGTACGATCTGTCGAGCGATATCGGCGAAAAACACGATTTGTCGGCGGAGAATCCGGAAATGTTGGCCCAATTGCAGACGCGTTTTGCCCAATGGAAGAAGGAGATGGCAGCTGCGGAACCGCGGGGGCCGTTTCGTGACTTTTAG
- a CDS encoding calcium-binding protein translates to MRIESLEDRKLMTANMEIGESVAVGGGFLPARNQQLFITGSDGDDHIEISYLSRQAGVTRVQATIRDADGNVLIQNVYNSEDFEQIEVYGGGGNDTIINNTLYRMAANGGTGDDTIYGGAANDILIGSHGNDYLNGRYGNDEIAGGSLLYAESSSYVAYHETDGFDHGNDTLIGGSGSDELYGGFGNDKIDGGSGNDNIIGGSGNDTLNGGYGADTIWGDYHDDLSTPLRYVENGHDVLNGGRGNDTLSGGDGNDTIFGSYGDDELFGKQGDDLLKGGDGNDRLHGEAGNDELFGQAGVDFLFGQEGNDTLTGGSGFDYTIGGAGSDRIAREWEIIWSERLFPITGVRPHDFNGSEDRWF, encoded by the coding sequence TTGAGAATCGAATCTCTCGAAGACCGCAAATTGATGACCGCCAACATGGAGATTGGCGAGTCGGTCGCGGTGGGGGGAGGATTCTTGCCTGCCCGAAATCAGCAACTGTTCATCACCGGATCAGACGGTGACGACCATATCGAAATTTCCTACCTTTCACGGCAGGCAGGAGTCACACGGGTCCAAGCTACCATCCGCGACGCTGACGGTAATGTCCTGATTCAAAATGTCTATAACTCTGAGGACTTCGAACAAATCGAAGTTTATGGAGGCGGCGGAAACGATACGATTATCAATAACACACTCTACCGCATGGCTGCCAATGGCGGCACCGGCGATGACACGATCTACGGCGGTGCCGCAAACGATATTCTCATCGGTTCCCATGGAAACGACTACCTAAACGGCCGCTACGGAAATGATGAAATCGCCGGCGGGAGCTTATTATATGCAGAATCGTCAAGTTACGTTGCCTATCATGAGACTGACGGATTTGATCACGGCAATGATACGTTAATTGGCGGCAGCGGCAGCGATGAACTCTACGGTGGATTCGGGAACGACAAAATCGACGGGGGGAGCGGCAACGACAACATTATCGGCGGCAGTGGCAACGACACCCTAAACGGTGGCTACGGCGCGGATACGATTTGGGGCGACTACCATGACGATCTCAGCACGCCATTGCGCTACGTTGAGAACGGCCATGACGTGCTCAATGGCGGGCGAGGAAATGACACGCTTTCCGGCGGCGATGGCAACGATACGATTTTCGGCTCTTATGGAGATGACGAACTATTCGGCAAGCAGGGCGATGATCTTTTGAAGGGCGGAGACGGTAACGATCGACTCCACGGCGAAGCAGGCAACGATGAACTCTTTGGGCAAGCAGGAGTTGACTTCCTCTTCGGCCAGGAAGGCAACGACACACTCACCGGTGGTTCCGGCTTCGACTACACAATCGGCGGAGCCGGTTCCGATCGCATCGCCCGGGAATGGGAAATCATCTGGTCCGAACGATTGTTTCCGATCACCGGCGTCCGTCCACACGATTTCAATGGGAGTGAGGACCGCTGGTTTTAA
- a CDS encoding alpha/beta hydrolase — MKIVTSFFMVLMTATTILQAAEKPKQDAPTAADVSYGPFAENVLDFWQAEGEGPRPLLVYIHGGGWTGGDKKQKQARFQPFLDKGISYAAINYRHTGKYPLPAPVHDAARAIQFLRTKADDWNIDTKHIALTGGSAGACTSMWLLLHDDLADPDAKDPVLRESTRVCAAAVGGGQVSIDPKVIEPWLGPNVLKHRMINMAVGEPTMEGALKNYDKHEALYKEFSPYNHLDGNDPPLLMTYGNNMKLPSESAGHGIHHPVYGVKMKEKADAQKHECYLLIKGVSKSDKYANSQEFLMDKLLAP, encoded by the coding sequence ATGAAAATTGTTACATCATTTTTTATGGTCCTGATGACCGCGACGACTATTTTGCAAGCGGCGGAGAAACCGAAGCAAGACGCGCCGACGGCAGCTGATGTCTCATATGGTCCATTCGCGGAGAACGTGCTCGACTTCTGGCAGGCGGAAGGGGAAGGGCCGCGACCGTTGTTGGTTTATATTCACGGCGGCGGTTGGACGGGTGGGGATAAGAAACAAAAGCAGGCACGATTCCAACCGTTTCTAGACAAGGGGATTTCCTACGCGGCGATCAATTATCGGCATACGGGAAAGTATCCCTTACCGGCTCCCGTGCATGATGCGGCGCGGGCGATTCAGTTTTTGCGGACCAAAGCGGATGACTGGAACATCGATACCAAACACATTGCCCTAACCGGCGGCAGCGCGGGAGCCTGTACATCGATGTGGTTGCTATTGCACGATGATCTGGCCGACCCGGATGCAAAAGACCCGGTGTTGCGCGAATCGACGCGGGTCTGTGCCGCTGCCGTTGGGGGAGGACAGGTTTCGATCGATCCTAAAGTCATCGAACCATGGCTGGGACCAAATGTGCTTAAGCACCGAATGATCAACATGGCGGTCGGGGAGCCAACCATGGAAGGCGCGCTCAAAAACTATGACAAACACGAAGCCCTCTACAAGGAATTCTCGCCGTACAATCATCTGGATGGCAATGACCCGCCGCTGCTGATGACCTATGGCAACAACATGAAACTCCCCTCGGAGAGCGCCGGGCACGGCATTCATCATCCGGTCTACGGAGTGAAGATGAAGGAGAAAGCGGACGCTCAAAAGCACGAGTGCTATTTGTTGATCAAAGGCGTTTCAAAATCCGACAAATATGCGAATTCGCAGGAATTCCTAATGGACAAATTGCTCGCGCCGTAA
- a CDS encoding amidohydrolase: protein MNSCAELKQHLTHEIDARRETVVGIGEAIMDAPELGFKEFRTADLVKESFTDFGLSFDDQLAITGVKAVLRGGKPGPTVALMGELDALQVPDHPRACAETGAAHACGHNAQIAGMLGAALGLTQSGVAEQLAGTIVFFAVPAEEYVEIGYRLGLVKEGRTSFLTGKQELIRLGLFDDVDMAVMIHSTSPDVHEGRMGLAPSSNGFLAKNIRFLGKASHAGGFPERGVNALNAAQLALSAINAQRETFRDEDCVRVHPIITKGGDLVNIVPAEVCLETYVRGKTPAAILDASAKVDRALRGAAMAMGCRVEIETVPGNLPLRNDPELAELFRNNAGAILGSDGYRDYPHAGGSTDAGDLSQIMPVLHPMMTGASGSHHQIDWHISDADAGYLAPAKTLATMAVDLLHGDAANAQRVMANHEVAMTKEEYLDCQRAVFQTETFDGNQ from the coding sequence ATGAATAGTTGCGCTGAGTTGAAGCAGCACCTTACCCATGAAATTGATGCGCGCCGCGAGACGGTTGTGGGTATCGGCGAAGCGATCATGGATGCGCCGGAGCTTGGTTTTAAGGAGTTTCGCACAGCGGATTTAGTTAAAGAGTCTTTCACGGACTTCGGGTTGTCATTCGATGATCAATTGGCAATCACTGGCGTGAAGGCGGTTTTGCGGGGCGGAAAGCCGGGGCCGACGGTGGCGTTGATGGGGGAACTGGATGCGCTGCAGGTGCCGGATCATCCCCGCGCTTGCGCTGAAACCGGGGCCGCACACGCGTGTGGTCACAATGCGCAAATCGCCGGCATGTTGGGAGCAGCGCTGGGGCTAACACAATCGGGCGTGGCGGAACAACTGGCCGGCACGATCGTGTTTTTCGCTGTCCCGGCTGAGGAGTATGTCGAGATTGGTTACCGGCTAGGATTGGTCAAGGAAGGCCGCACTTCGTTTCTGACCGGTAAACAGGAATTGATTCGATTGGGGCTGTTTGACGATGTGGACATGGCGGTGATGATTCACTCGACTAGTCCCGACGTCCATGAGGGCCGGATGGGATTGGCGCCGTCGTCGAACGGTTTTCTAGCCAAGAATATTCGGTTTTTGGGGAAGGCATCCCATGCCGGAGGTTTTCCCGAACGGGGCGTCAACGCGCTGAATGCCGCCCAATTGGCGCTGAGTGCCATCAACGCGCAGCGGGAGACATTTCGCGACGAAGACTGTGTACGGGTGCATCCGATTATCACCAAGGGGGGCGATTTGGTGAACATTGTGCCGGCCGAGGTCTGTCTGGAGACATACGTTCGCGGTAAAACACCCGCGGCGATTCTCGATGCGTCGGCCAAGGTCGATCGCGCGTTGCGCGGCGCCGCCATGGCGATGGGCTGCCGGGTGGAAATCGAAACGGTCCCGGGCAATTTGCCATTGCGAAATGACCCTGAGTTGGCGGAGCTATTCCGCAACAATGCCGGAGCGATTTTGGGGAGCGATGGCTATCGCGACTATCCACACGCAGGCGGTTCGACCGATGCCGGTGACCTGAGTCAAATTATGCCTGTGCTGCATCCAATGATGACCGGTGCCAGCGGTTCGCATCATCAAATCGATTGGCATATTTCCGATGCGGATGCGGGCTACTTAGCGCCTGCCAAGACGTTGGCAACGATGGCGGTCGATCTGCTCCATGGCGACGCGGCGAACGCTCAGCGAGTGATGGCGAATCACGAAGTTGCGATGACTAAAGAGGAATATCTGGATTGCCAACGAGCGGTTTTTCAAACCGAGACTTTCGATGGCAATCAATAA